In one Nicotiana tomentosiformis chromosome 6, ASM39032v3, whole genome shotgun sequence genomic region, the following are encoded:
- the LOC104088179 gene encoding protein ENHANCED DISEASE RESISTANCE 2-like, whose protein sequence is MANLDGDDEPEWIKRVKSEGAVPLLDPDDCSNGWASPPGNGFMVRGPEYFSTKVKVRGGEFLLKPLGFDWIKGPKKISGLLNSPAHRIRRALQEENPTGHKPFIWVFNLQVPSKENYSAVAYFVGLEPVPEGSLMEQFLKGDDAFRTRRLKLIANIVKGPWIVRKAVGEQAICVIGRALTCNYCIADDFIEVDIDIGSSVIANAIVHLAFNYLSSLTVDLAFLIESQAQPELPERILGAVRFSELKTTSARPVEMPSDGNMGELPPSFSSRLWKSFGHSFSHRVQTDTQDGSSSSSHVEGAVDNGMFEEDTKK, encoded by the exons ATGGCCAATCTTGATGGCGATGATGAACCTGAATGGATAAAGAGGGTGAAATCAGAAGGTGCCGTTCCCCTTCTGGACCCAGATGACTGCTCAAATGGTTGGGCTTCTCCACCGGGGAACGGTTTCATGGTAAGAGGTCCAGAATACTTTTCAACAAAGGTTAAAGTTCGTGGGGGGGAATTTCTTCTAAAACCTCTTGGTTTTGACTGGATTAAAGGTCCCAAAAAGATTTCTGGTCTCCTGAATAGTCCAGCACACCGTATCAGGAGGGCTCTTCAAGAGGAAAATCCAACTGGTCACAAGCCCTTTATTTGGGTTTTCAACTTGCAAGTTCCTAGTAAGGAAAATTATAGTGCCGTTGCATATTTTGTGGGTCTTGAGCCTGTCCCCGAAGGGTCTTTAATGGAGCAGTTCTTGAAAGGGGATGATGCATTTAGAACTAGAAGGCTTAAATTGATAGCAAATATTGTTAAAGGACCTTGGATTGTAAGAAAGGCAGTTGGGGAGCAAGCTATATGCGTAATTGGTCGTGCGCTGACTTGCAACTACTGTATAGCAGACGACTTCATAGAAGTAGATATTGATATTGGATCTTCTGTGATAGCAAATGCAATTGTTCATCTCGCATTTAATTATCTATCATCTCTTACTGTTGATTTAGCTTTCCTTATTGAGAGTCAAGCTCAACCAGAACTACCAGAACGGATTTTAGGAGCTGTAAGATTTTCAGAGCTGAAAACCACTTCAGCAAGGCCAGTTGAAATGCCATCTGATGGGAACATGGGAGAGTTGCCGCCTTCTTTCTCTTCAAGGTTATGGAAGTCGTTTGGGCACAGTTTCTCCCACCGTGTTCAGACAGATACTCAAGATGGTAGCTCCAGCTCATCACATGTAGAGGGGGCTGTTGATAATGGGATGTTCGAAGAAGATACAAAAAAATG A
- the LOC104086582 gene encoding flowering time control protein FPA isoform X1 — MAPPGEMPSNNLWVGNLTPDVTEADLTGLFQKYGPVDSVTSYSARGFAFLYFKNINDAKEAKDALQGSFFHGNPLRIEFAKPAKPCKSLWVAGISKSVPKEELEDQFKGFGKIQEFKFIRDRNTAYIDFTRLEDASEALKNMNGKKVGGEQIRVDYLRSQPARREQGPEFREMRDVQYPNRSIGHPDTRVMPQDFVRNYSDPMHAGFKRQHPFQLPAGQSGQPSKVLCISYPPSVHVDEDMLHNAMILFGEIDGIKTFYDRNYSLVEFRSIEEAQRAKEGLQGKLFNDPRITIEYSSSGPAPGRDFLEYHPSIMGPAPDFYPNENPFQQAQMGLFGHSRPMLASNVPGHLPPYGIHGPDVPARPLGTQGRFDPVISGPEFTDSPVLRKLRDTSPHTVIGGPNWKQSSPTPVVLSSPSGEQKPPNRSALGGWDVFDSSQHQRETKRSRIDGALPYDSSLPPKRTDGRAPGHDYIWRGVIAKGGTPVCHARCVPIGERIESEIPEVVNCSARTGLDMLTKHYADAVGFNIVYFLPDSEEDFASYTEFLRYLGSKDRAGVAKFGDGTTMFLVPPSDFLTKVLKVVGPERLYGVVLKFAHHIPGNTSLPPESNQPQYVDAPRITSSQPAYDAIPSMERVSQMNYNQVTREDLKLPSKDVSSLTDAHPANPAQPSNTAAYPVNPVHQSNTSASTQAGVTLTPELIATLAKMLPANKLSSVEGATVPAGASAGMPASDVAVAPGKVQQQSWRYELQAPGQAADHMAQFGSQFNNHTQVLPQLQAHPAGLNTPNHYSQGATGFSQMQEHSLNLRAQGGPPQTLTSTMISQSTQLSAQPHVDRHRQLGTHQDAVSGSGTHSADALGLYGSSVSQQPTNLASLPNQTHGANVPQPQAGMPVTSGMGLATQMHQLQSALYGSVQEGPESEVDKNERYQATLLFAANLLSQIHKQKPSSQSGQGSGNH, encoded by the exons ATGGCGCCGCCGGGAGAGATGCCGTCTAATAATCTATGGGTTGGTAATCTAACCCCCGACGTAACGGAAGCCGATCTAACGGGTCTGTTCCAGAAGTACGGGCCGGTTGATAGCGTAACCTCATATTCGGCTCGTGGTTTCGCTTTTCTCTATTTCAAGAACATCAACGACGCTAAAGAGGCTAAGGACGCGCTTCAAGGATCTTTCTTTCACGGCAATCCACTTAGGATTGAGTTCGCAAAACCg GCTAAGCCATGCAAAAGTTTGTGGGTAGCTGGGATTAGCAAGTCCGTGCCAAAAGAAGAATTGGAAGATCAGTTCAAGGGATTTGGTAAAATTCAAGAATTTAAGTTCATCAGGGATCGCAATACCGCATATATTGATTTTACTAGACTGGAAGATGCATCAGAAGCACTGAAGAACATGAATGGCAAAAAAGTTGGCGGTGAACAGATCCGCGTGGATTATCTCAGGTCACAACCTGCTAGAAGA GAGCAAGGACCGGAGTTTCGGGAGATGAGGGATGTACAATATCCCAATAGGAGCATTGGCCATCCTGACACTCGGGTTATGCCTCAAGATTTTGTCAGGAACTACTCTGATCCTATGCATGCTGGCTTCAAAAGGCAACAT CCATTCCAGTTGCCAGCGGGACAAAGTGGACAACCTAGTAAAGTTTTGTGTATAAGTTATCCACCCTCTGTCCATGTTGATGAAGACATGCTACACAATGCTATGATTTTGTTTGGTGAGATTGATGGAATAAAAACATTTTATGATAGAAATTACTCATTGGTTGAATTTAGAAGCATAGAGGAAGCCCAGCGTGCTAAAGAGGGGTTGCAGGGCAAGCTTTTCAATGATCCCAGAATCACAATAGAATATTCAAGCAGTGGTCCTGCACCTGGCAGAGATTTCTTGGAGTATCATCCTTCAATTATGGGCCCAGCACCTGATTTTTATCCCAATGAAAACCCATTCCAACAAGCACAGATGGGCTTATTTGGCCATAGTCGCCCTATGTTGGCTTCTAATGTACCTGGGCATTTGCCACCTTATGGTATTCATGGTCCTGATGTCCCAGCAAGGCCTTTGGGTACGCAAGGCAGGTTTGACCCTGTTATTTCAGGCCCAGAATTTACTGATTCGCCAGTGCTTCGGAAATTGCGAGACACAAGTCCTCATACTGTGATTGGAGGTCCAAATTGGAAGCAGTCATCTCCAACACCGGTGGTGCTTTCTTCTCCTTCAGGTGAGCAGAAACCACCTAATAGATCTGCCCTTGGTGGCTGGGATGTTTTCGATTCTAGCCAACATCAGAGGGAAACTAAAAGATCAAGGATTGATGGGGCTTTGCCATATGATAGTTCTCTCCCTCCTAAAAGAACAGATGGTCGAGCTCCTGGTCATGACTATATATGGCGCGGCGTTATCGCCAAGGGTGGAACACCTGTTTGTCATGCTCGCTGTGTGCCTATTGGGGAAAGGATAGAATCGGAGAT TCCTGAGGTAGTCAATTGCTCCGCCAGAACAGGATTAGACATGCTAACTAAACACTACGCAGATGCTGTTGGGTTCAATATTGTTTATTTCTTGCCGGATAGCGAAGAGGATTTTGCTTCGTATACAGAGTTTTTGAGGTACCTGGGTTCAAAAGATCGTGCTGGGGTTGCAAAATTTGGTGATGGGACCACCATGTTCTTGGTGCCACCTTCTGACTTCCTTACGAAAGTTCTGAAAGTTGTTGGTCCAGAGCGTCTTTATGGGGTGGTTTTAAAGTTTGCACATCATATACCTGGTAACACATCTTTGCCACCAGAGTCCAATCAACCTCAATATGTAGATGCACCACGGATAACATCCTCTCAACCTGCGTATGATGCAATACCATCCATGGAAAGGGTTTCACAGATGAACTATAATCAGGTTACCCGAGAAGATCTGAAGCTGCCTTCAAAAGACGTCAGTTCTCTAACTGATGCGCACCCCGCAAATCCTGCGCAGCCAAGTAATACTGCAGCATACCCTGTGAATCCTGTGCATCAAAGCAATACTTCAGCGTCAACCCAAGCAGGGGTCACTTTAACACCTGAACTTATTGCAACCCTAGCAAAGATGCTACCAGCTAACAAGTTATCAAGTGTGGAAGGGGCAACCGTGCCTGCCGGAGCATCTGCCGGGATGCCTGCATCAGATGTTGCTGTTGCACCTGGTAAAGTGCAGCAACAATCTTGGAGATATGAACTTCAAGCTCCTGGTCAAGCTGCCGATCACATGGCACAGTTTGGTAGCCAGTTTAACAACCATACGCAAGTTTTACCACAGCTTCAAGCTCATCCAGCAGGCTTGAACACACCTAACCATTATTCTCAAGGGGCCACTGGTTTTAGCCAAATGCAAGAGCATAGCCTAAACTTGCGAGCACAAGGTGGTCCTCCCCAGACATTGACATCGACCATGATTTCTCAAAGTACACAGCTCTCAGCTCAGCCCCATGTTGATCGCCACCGTCAGCTTGGAACACATCAGGATGCTGTGAGTGGTTCTGGGACTCATAGCGCTGATGCCTTAGGACTGTATGGTTCATCTGTCTCTCAGCAACCAACAAATCTTGCTTCATTGCCCAACCAAACTCATGGTGCTAATGTTCCTCAGCCACAGGCTGGCATGCCTGTTACCTCTGGGATGGGGCTCGCAACTCAAATGCATCAGTTGCAATCTGCACTTTATGGATCAGTACAGGAGGGACCAGAATCAGAGGTTGACAAGAATGAACGCTACCAGGCAACTCTATTATTTGCAGCTAATCTACTCTCTCAGATACACAAGCAGAAGCCAAGTAGTCAAAGTGGGCAAGGGTCAGGCAATCATTGA
- the LOC104086581 gene encoding F-box protein SKIP16 encodes MDLESLGGLTMHIIISKLAPQDAASVACVSKRFRNWASDDLLWSRFCADDLDLSSPLDPLDNPMPSFKASYQTWRECFNLYPWPLVTRVKRCWGGLRDWLAINFPEVSSTLRKGASEEEIQELEKSLKVKLPLPTRVLYRFCDGQELTSEEFSGSAPGNLLGLIGGYSFYDHLVNVSLLPLHQMIIETKEIIRHLGFGKRSKYVVVAASCGYDEKIFFLNCSNGQLYVGTRNLSTDGEMLPCVPNVLISSVHDVKGSQQQDAMLLWLEEHGRRLQNGMIKVRKEGKVRSISLFPEEPSICSLAVTNGVKVRASSVFVPEFSNLQDDSEKFLFAYSIRMSLSPEGCKMNGMTFSSCQLYWRRWIIRCNNRIVDDVNGEAVIGKFPLLQPGEEFVYESCTAQSSSPGSIEGAFTFVPGRLADPKGSAFEAEVARFPLLVPEYIF; translated from the exons ATGGATCTAGAAAGCTTGGGTGGGTTAACGATGCATATAATCATATCCAAATTAGCACCTCAAGATGCTGCATCAGTAGCTTGTGTTAGTAAGAGGTTTAGGAATTGGGCTTCTGATGATTTGCTTTGGTCCAGATTTTGTGCTGATGATCTTGACCTTTCTTCCCCGCTTGACCCACTTGACAATCCCATGCCTTCTTTCAAG GCATCTTATCAAACGTGGCGGGAGTGTTTTAATCTTTACCCATGGCCTTTGGTCACTCGAGTTAAAAGATGTTGGGGCGGACTAAGAGACTGGCTAGCAATAAATTTCCCTGAAGTTTCCTCTACATTGCGTAAAGGTGCATCTGAGGAAGAAATACAGGAGTTGGAGAAGAGTTTAAAAGTGAAGTTGCCTCTTCCTACTAGGGTTCTCTACCGATTCTGTGATGGTCAAGAACTAACAAGTGAGGAGTTCAGTGGAAGCGCGCCTGGGAATTTGTTGGGCCTCATAGGAGGCTACTCCTTTTATGACCATCTAGTGAATGTATCTTTGCTGCCTTTACATCAGATGATAATAGAAACTAAAGAAATTATCAGACATCTCGGATTTGGCAAACGATCTAAGTACGTCGTTGTAGCAGCCTCTTGCGGTTACGATGAAAAGATTTTCTTCCTCAACTGTTCCAATGGTCAACTTTATGTCGGTACTAGGAATCTCTCAACTGATGGAGAAATGCTCCCTTGTGTACCGAATGTCTTGATAAGTTCGGTTCATGATGTAAAAGGCAGTCAACAACAAGATGCCATGCTCTTGTGGCTAGAGGAACATGGCCGCCGTTTGCAAAATGGCATGATCAAAGTCCGTAAAGAAGGAAAAGTCAGAAGTATCAGTCTTTTTCCAGAAGAACCTTCAATTTGTTCTCTTGCTGTAACAAATGGTGTAAAG GTTCGTGCTTCTTCTGTGTTTGTCCCAGAGTTCAGTAACCTTCAAGATGATTCTGAGAAGTTCTTGTTTGCTTATTCTATCCGCATGTCTCTTTCACCTGAAGGATGCAAAATGAATGGAATGACCTTCAGCTCTTGCCAGCTATATTGGAGACGTTGGATCATCCGCTGCAATAACAGAATTGTAGATGATGTAAATGGAGAAGCAGTGATAGGAAAG TTTCCACTACTGCAACCAGGTGAGGAATTTGTCTATGAAAGTTGCACGGCACAGTCATCTTCACCAGGCTCAATTGAAGGAGCTTTTACTTTTGTACCAGGGAG ATTAGCAGATCCAAAAGGTAGTGCGTTTGAAGCAGAGGTGGCAAGATTTCCCCTGTTGGTGCCAGAGTATATCTTCTGA
- the LOC104086582 gene encoding flowering time control protein FPA isoform X2: MAPPGEMPSNNLWVGNLTPDVTEADLTGLFQKYGPVDSVTSYSARGFAFLYFKNINDAKEAKDALQGSFFHGNPLRIEFAKPAKPCKSLWVAGISKSVPKEELEDQFKGFGKIQEFKFIRDRNTAYIDFTRLEDASEALKNMNGKKVGGEQIRVDYLRSQPARRPFQLPAGQSGQPSKVLCISYPPSVHVDEDMLHNAMILFGEIDGIKTFYDRNYSLVEFRSIEEAQRAKEGLQGKLFNDPRITIEYSSSGPAPGRDFLEYHPSIMGPAPDFYPNENPFQQAQMGLFGHSRPMLASNVPGHLPPYGIHGPDVPARPLGTQGRFDPVISGPEFTDSPVLRKLRDTSPHTVIGGPNWKQSSPTPVVLSSPSGEQKPPNRSALGGWDVFDSSQHQRETKRSRIDGALPYDSSLPPKRTDGRAPGHDYIWRGVIAKGGTPVCHARCVPIGERIESEIPEVVNCSARTGLDMLTKHYADAVGFNIVYFLPDSEEDFASYTEFLRYLGSKDRAGVAKFGDGTTMFLVPPSDFLTKVLKVVGPERLYGVVLKFAHHIPGNTSLPPESNQPQYVDAPRITSSQPAYDAIPSMERVSQMNYNQVTREDLKLPSKDVSSLTDAHPANPAQPSNTAAYPVNPVHQSNTSASTQAGVTLTPELIATLAKMLPANKLSSVEGATVPAGASAGMPASDVAVAPGKVQQQSWRYELQAPGQAADHMAQFGSQFNNHTQVLPQLQAHPAGLNTPNHYSQGATGFSQMQEHSLNLRAQGGPPQTLTSTMISQSTQLSAQPHVDRHRQLGTHQDAVSGSGTHSADALGLYGSSVSQQPTNLASLPNQTHGANVPQPQAGMPVTSGMGLATQMHQLQSALYGSVQEGPESEVDKNERYQATLLFAANLLSQIHKQKPSSQSGQGSGNH, encoded by the exons ATGGCGCCGCCGGGAGAGATGCCGTCTAATAATCTATGGGTTGGTAATCTAACCCCCGACGTAACGGAAGCCGATCTAACGGGTCTGTTCCAGAAGTACGGGCCGGTTGATAGCGTAACCTCATATTCGGCTCGTGGTTTCGCTTTTCTCTATTTCAAGAACATCAACGACGCTAAAGAGGCTAAGGACGCGCTTCAAGGATCTTTCTTTCACGGCAATCCACTTAGGATTGAGTTCGCAAAACCg GCTAAGCCATGCAAAAGTTTGTGGGTAGCTGGGATTAGCAAGTCCGTGCCAAAAGAAGAATTGGAAGATCAGTTCAAGGGATTTGGTAAAATTCAAGAATTTAAGTTCATCAGGGATCGCAATACCGCATATATTGATTTTACTAGACTGGAAGATGCATCAGAAGCACTGAAGAACATGAATGGCAAAAAAGTTGGCGGTGAACAGATCCGCGTGGATTATCTCAGGTCACAACCTGCTAGAAGA CCATTCCAGTTGCCAGCGGGACAAAGTGGACAACCTAGTAAAGTTTTGTGTATAAGTTATCCACCCTCTGTCCATGTTGATGAAGACATGCTACACAATGCTATGATTTTGTTTGGTGAGATTGATGGAATAAAAACATTTTATGATAGAAATTACTCATTGGTTGAATTTAGAAGCATAGAGGAAGCCCAGCGTGCTAAAGAGGGGTTGCAGGGCAAGCTTTTCAATGATCCCAGAATCACAATAGAATATTCAAGCAGTGGTCCTGCACCTGGCAGAGATTTCTTGGAGTATCATCCTTCAATTATGGGCCCAGCACCTGATTTTTATCCCAATGAAAACCCATTCCAACAAGCACAGATGGGCTTATTTGGCCATAGTCGCCCTATGTTGGCTTCTAATGTACCTGGGCATTTGCCACCTTATGGTATTCATGGTCCTGATGTCCCAGCAAGGCCTTTGGGTACGCAAGGCAGGTTTGACCCTGTTATTTCAGGCCCAGAATTTACTGATTCGCCAGTGCTTCGGAAATTGCGAGACACAAGTCCTCATACTGTGATTGGAGGTCCAAATTGGAAGCAGTCATCTCCAACACCGGTGGTGCTTTCTTCTCCTTCAGGTGAGCAGAAACCACCTAATAGATCTGCCCTTGGTGGCTGGGATGTTTTCGATTCTAGCCAACATCAGAGGGAAACTAAAAGATCAAGGATTGATGGGGCTTTGCCATATGATAGTTCTCTCCCTCCTAAAAGAACAGATGGTCGAGCTCCTGGTCATGACTATATATGGCGCGGCGTTATCGCCAAGGGTGGAACACCTGTTTGTCATGCTCGCTGTGTGCCTATTGGGGAAAGGATAGAATCGGAGAT TCCTGAGGTAGTCAATTGCTCCGCCAGAACAGGATTAGACATGCTAACTAAACACTACGCAGATGCTGTTGGGTTCAATATTGTTTATTTCTTGCCGGATAGCGAAGAGGATTTTGCTTCGTATACAGAGTTTTTGAGGTACCTGGGTTCAAAAGATCGTGCTGGGGTTGCAAAATTTGGTGATGGGACCACCATGTTCTTGGTGCCACCTTCTGACTTCCTTACGAAAGTTCTGAAAGTTGTTGGTCCAGAGCGTCTTTATGGGGTGGTTTTAAAGTTTGCACATCATATACCTGGTAACACATCTTTGCCACCAGAGTCCAATCAACCTCAATATGTAGATGCACCACGGATAACATCCTCTCAACCTGCGTATGATGCAATACCATCCATGGAAAGGGTTTCACAGATGAACTATAATCAGGTTACCCGAGAAGATCTGAAGCTGCCTTCAAAAGACGTCAGTTCTCTAACTGATGCGCACCCCGCAAATCCTGCGCAGCCAAGTAATACTGCAGCATACCCTGTGAATCCTGTGCATCAAAGCAATACTTCAGCGTCAACCCAAGCAGGGGTCACTTTAACACCTGAACTTATTGCAACCCTAGCAAAGATGCTACCAGCTAACAAGTTATCAAGTGTGGAAGGGGCAACCGTGCCTGCCGGAGCATCTGCCGGGATGCCTGCATCAGATGTTGCTGTTGCACCTGGTAAAGTGCAGCAACAATCTTGGAGATATGAACTTCAAGCTCCTGGTCAAGCTGCCGATCACATGGCACAGTTTGGTAGCCAGTTTAACAACCATACGCAAGTTTTACCACAGCTTCAAGCTCATCCAGCAGGCTTGAACACACCTAACCATTATTCTCAAGGGGCCACTGGTTTTAGCCAAATGCAAGAGCATAGCCTAAACTTGCGAGCACAAGGTGGTCCTCCCCAGACATTGACATCGACCATGATTTCTCAAAGTACACAGCTCTCAGCTCAGCCCCATGTTGATCGCCACCGTCAGCTTGGAACACATCAGGATGCTGTGAGTGGTTCTGGGACTCATAGCGCTGATGCCTTAGGACTGTATGGTTCATCTGTCTCTCAGCAACCAACAAATCTTGCTTCATTGCCCAACCAAACTCATGGTGCTAATGTTCCTCAGCCACAGGCTGGCATGCCTGTTACCTCTGGGATGGGGCTCGCAACTCAAATGCATCAGTTGCAATCTGCACTTTATGGATCAGTACAGGAGGGACCAGAATCAGAGGTTGACAAGAATGAACGCTACCAGGCAACTCTATTATTTGCAGCTAATCTACTCTCTCAGATACACAAGCAGAAGCCAAGTAGTCAAAGTGGGCAAGGGTCAGGCAATCATTGA
- the LOC104088180 gene encoding probable transcription factor PosF21, whose amino-acid sequence MDKDKSSSHAVGSLPPFGRYSLFSPPGGSSNAKLEQSGLANLPPLGPGNASESGHFGHGLSADSSRFSHDISRMPDNPPKKFGHRRAHSEILTLPDDISFDSDLGVVGGLDGPSLSDETEEDFLSMYLDMDKFNSSSVSSDFQVGESSSSAAAASGLLQIPAMASAASGSDNLGPTVSAKPRVRHQHSQSMDGSTTIKPEMLMSGVDEASPLETKKATSAAKLAELALVDPKRAKRIWANRQSAARSKERKMRYITELERKVQTLQTETTTLSAQLTLLQRDTNGLTAENSELKLRLQTMEQQVHLQDALNDALKEEIQHLKVLTGQGIANGGPMMNFPTSFGGNQQYYSNNHAMHTLLAAQQLQQLQIHSHKQQHQFQQHQLHQFQQQQQLQHQQQLQEQLHQAGDMNSRSSLSSPQNDNASDTSAISKD is encoded by the exons ATGGATAAGGATAAGTCTTCAAGCCATGCAGTAGGTTCATTGCCTCCATTCGGGAGATACTCATTGTTTTCACCTCCTGGGGGTAGTTCCAATGCAAAGTTGGAACAATCTGGATTAGCTAATTTACCTCCCTTAGGACCTGGAAATGCTTCAGAATCAGGTCATTTTGGTCATGGTTTGTCGGCTGATTCTAGCCGATTTAGTCATGATATAAGCCGAATGCCTGATAACCCGCCTAAGAAATTTGGTCATCGGCGTGCCCACTCGGAGATTCTTACTCTTCCTGATGATATCAGCTTTGATAGTGATCTTGGTGTTGTTGGTGGACTGGATGGACCGTCTCTGTCGGATGAGACTGAGGAGGACTTCCTCTCAATGTACCTTGACATGGATAAGTTTAATTCTTCATCTGTGTCTTCTGACTTTCAAGTGGGCGAGTCTTCTTCTTCGGCAGCTGCAGCTTCAGGTTTATTGCAAATTCCAGCAATGGCTTCAGCAGCTTCAGGGTCAGATAATTTGGGCCCCACTGTTAGCGCGAAGCCAAGGGTTAGACATCAGCATAGCCAGTCCATGGATGGTTCAACTACAATCAAGCCGGAGATGCTTATGTCAGGTGTAGACGAGGCATCTCCACTTGAAACTAAGAAAGCAACGTCTGCAGCGAAGCTTGCTGAACTCGCTCTGGTTGATCCAAAACGTGCCAAGCG GATTTGGGCCAACAGGCAGTCAGCTGCAAGATCAAAGGAAAGGAAAATGAGGTATATAACAGAACTTGAGAGAAAAGTGCAGACTTTGCAAACAGAAACAACTACTTTGTCTGCTCAGTTGACCCTATTGCAG AGGGATACAAATGGTCTGACTGCTGAAAACAGTGAACTTAAACTGCGTTTACAAACAATGGAACAACAGGTGCACTTGCAAGATG CATTGAATGACGCTCTAAAGGAGGAGATACAGCATCTGAAAGTGCTAACTGGACAAGGCATTGCAAATGGCGGACCTATGATGAACTTCCCAACATCCTTCGGAGGCAATCAGCAATATTACTCTAACAACCATGCGATGCATACGTTGTTGGCTGCGCAACAGCTTCAGCAGCTCCAGATACATTCTCATAAGCAACAACACCAGTTTCAGCAACATCAGCTCCACCAGTTTCAGCAGCAGCAACAGTTGCAACACCAGCAACAACTGCAAGAACAGCTGCACCAAGCAGGAGATATGAATTCGAGAAGTTCACTGTCATCTCCTCAAAATGACAATGCTTCTGATACTAGTGCTATATCAAAGGATTGA